Proteins encoded within one genomic window of Ovis aries strain OAR_USU_Benz2616 breed Rambouillet chromosome 1, ARS-UI_Ramb_v3.0, whole genome shotgun sequence:
- the LOC101122747 gene encoding 5-hydroxytryptamine receptor 3E, with protein sequence MDRSWFHRERLSFYIVLSLLLPGRGSTFTINCTWFGQNGMYTTALDSVFERKAFRPVTNFSIPTIVNISFTVSAILNVVWDNPFISWNPEECDGISKISVATKNLWLPDIFITEFMDVDKTPKGLKAFISNEGRIRYKKPMKVVSICNLNIFYFPFDQQNCTLTFSSFLYTVEYISLGMEKEVWEIADTSQNIIQTHGEWELLGINKATPKKSVGTNLYDQIIFYVAIRRRPKLYIMNLLVPSSFLVTIDALSFYLPAGSESRAPFKITLLLGYNVFLLMMNDLLPASGTPLISVYFALCLSLMVLSLLETIFISYLLHLATTQPPPMPCWLHFLLLHCTSPRTCCPAVPQKGNTGLAHLPGVKEPMELVQKLPGPRETELNGCPGSTRAQQEDKAQKQHLASLWVQFSHMMDTLLFCLYLLFLATSIITVIILWNT encoded by the exons ATGGACAGAAGCTGGTTCCACAGGGAGAGACTCTCCTTCTATATTGTTCTCAGTCTTCTGCTTCCAG GAAGAGGTAGTACTTTCACCATCAACTGCACCTGGTTTGGCCAGAACGGGATGTACACCACTGCTCTGGATTCAGTGTTTGAAAGAAAGGCCTTCCGTCCAGTCACAAACTTCAGCATCCCCACCATAGTCAACATCTCCTTCACTGTGTCTGCCATCCTAAATGTT GTCTGGGACAACCCATTTATCAGTTGGAACCCAGAGGAGTGTGACGGCATCTCGAAGATCAGTGTGGCAACCAAGAACCTGTGGCTCCCAGACATTTTCATCACGGAATT CATGGATGTGGATAAGACCCCAAAAGGCCTCAAGGCATTCATAAGTAATGAAGGTCGCATCAGGTATAAGAAACCCATGAAGGTGGTAAGCATCTGTAACCTGAACATCTTCTACTTCCCCTTTGACCAGCAGAACTGCACCCTCACCTTCAGCTCATTTCTCTACACAG TGGAGTACATATCGCTGGGCATGGAGAAAGAAGTGTGGGAAATAGCAGACACATCCCAGAACATCATTCAGACCCATGGAGAATGGGAGCTCCTGGGCATCAACAAGGCCACCCCAAAGAAGTCTGTGGGCACCAACCTATATGATCAGATCATCTTCTAT GTGGCCATCAGGCGCAGACCCAAACTCTACATTATGAATCTCCTGGTGCCGAGTAGCTTTCTGGTCACCATTGACGCCCTCAGCTTCTATCTGCCAGCCGGAAGCGAGAGCCGTGCCCCATTCAAGATAACTCTTCTGCTGGGCTACAACGTCTTCCTGCTCATGATGAATGACTTACTCCCTGCCAGTGGCACCCCCCTCATCA GTGTCTATTTTGCCCTGTGTCTGTCCCTGATGGTGCTCAGCCTGCTGGAGACCATCTTCATCTCCTACCTGCTGCACTTGGCCaccacccagcccccacccatGCCTTGCTGGCTCCATTTCCTGCTTCTACACTGCACCAGCCCAAGGACATGCTGCCCCGCTGTGCCTCAGAAGGGAAACACGGGCCTTGCCCACCTGCCTG GTGTGAAGGAGCCCATGGAGTTGGTGCAGAAGTTGCCAGGTCCCAGAGAGACAGAGCTAAATGGGTGCCCTGGGTCCACGAGGGCCCAGCAGGAAGACAAGGCTCAAAAGCAGCACTTGGCCAGCCTGTGGGTGCAGTTCAGCCACATGATGGACACCTTGCTCTTCTGCCTCTACCTGCTCTTCTTGGCCACTTCCATTATCACAGTCATCATCCTCTGGAACACCTAA